The genome window TTCATCACTATCTGTAATTCACTTGGTTGACAAAGCTGAAACCAGTACTTGCATATGTTATCTTCATCTCATAGTTTTATCATTAATATAGAATAAGGAAACATGCATTTGAATTTGctacatgcacactcatacatTTGTTAGGTTAAGCAGTCTGCCTTACTGTTTGACTGGTATGAACCAAAATGCATCAATCAAATGTGCCAAAAAGCTCAGAATAGTTCATTTGCATGTAGGGACTAATGAGAAGTTTCCAAAATAAATCTGCTTTTTCGCGAATTGCCAAGATGtcccagccatgcaacttcaccAGTGAATTTACATCACTTACTATGAGATGTAGTTGTCAGCCTTTTGAAATCTCTTGGTCGTGTCCCATGTGTTCAGTAGTGTTCGTTAAAAAATATAACTAAAAGTatgaagaaaaaatataaaaaatacaatttggAATTTGAATTATCTAAAAAATATAGATAAAACCCTGCAAGACTTGGCTGTCCTGTTTGACACCACAATCTAGCTCTAGTGTATAAACCTGTCCACTTGGGAGGTtttaaggtcattttttttcttctttctgtggtgagagaatgagagatggaccagagagtgggagagggagagagcaagcagTCTATTGGTTTGGCAGAGCAGTTCATCTGAAGATTGATATGGTAACCCACAGGAGATGATGGTGCTCTCCATGGTGGAATGACAAAGTGTAAAGAATGAGGTAATATTTTTAGGACAAGAGttagagagtgagacagagatggaTAGTCAGTGATGATAAATATAGCTTATAAACTGCACAAGTTACCGCCTTATGAAAATTGGTACATGCAAGGCACGTGTCTTGTAGATCATCTGCCTTACATCCTGGCAGGGACGTGCTCTTTCCAGTTCTGGAAAATACCTCCAGTAAGTGCTCCTTTTTCATCAAAGACCTATATGTAGTTACACCAGCCAACATAGTCATACAACGAATGGTCATTATTCAAGCAGATATCCATATGCTGTACAGATTACTGTTGCCAGCTGAGAAATATCCATTCCTGAGGCACTGGGAATGACTCATGGAGACAAGGTACTACCTTTGGCAGAGGTGTGCTGCAGGGTTGAAACACCCAGCTTTGCGGGCTGATGTTAAATAACACTCACTTAGCCTGAGAGAGCCGACGCCGAGCCAGGcaactgtgctgtgctgttaaTGGGGATGAATGAGGCTCATCAGTGAGGGATTGTGAGAACCGTAGGGGTGCTCAGAGGCACAGGTGCTGCTGAGCACCTCGGTGGAGGGGGCGCACCTGAAGACGgataagaaacaaaacaaagagcaAAGAGGGAGAAGGATCGGGAAGCTACAACATCATGGCGTCGAAGccttatttattatatttaactGTGAAAGAGAACTTTGTCATGAGCAGGGAAAGCTGTGTACAATGACAGGCCTGAGATGGCACACAAGAGCATGACATTTTTCcacaacaaatacatttggttacTGTCAAACATTCAGTGTTCCTCAAACTTCCTTGACTTTGTGCCAAACAAAAGACTCCAACAGGAATTCTATCTGAAGAACATCAGAAAACCAACTCAGAACTGCTTTTGTTTAAGCAAGGATGAGCAAAGACAAGACATATCCTGTAACAGGCTTGCTTTATAGAACAGACATTGGCTCCCTCATGAGGCCAAACAGCAGCACTCTGCTGTCCTGGTATGGAAACCGTACAAAAGCCCACCGGGCTGAAATCAGGCAAGCTACTGCAAACCAGACCCATGCACTGCATGTCAAACTTTAGACAAGAACATATGTCCCTTATTTCAATTTAGGGATTCTGTTCTGGAAACAAAGTATTTGTAAACAAGTAACCTCTCAAAGGACTGTAATGCTGTTCTTTAAGCATGTGGCTAATTTGGTAGTTTTTGCTTCAGTTTAAGGGTACATGATGTAGATACGGCAAATGTAAGAAGTCTGTCTTATGTGCAGGCTTTAATTTGTAAAATAAAGGGAAAGGGGCCTCTTGTTTaagtttgtgtgttttgctttgcaTTCAGGAGATGCATATGTGGTTTTCACTAGTAAAGTATAGTATGTATAGTAGAATTTACTGACTAATTAAGTAAAGtatctatatatttattaaCAAGAAGATATAATGGGCTTGAAATCAATATTCACTGTGAGTTCCTGatgttttactgtacacataGAAGGTGCCCACTAATAATCTCTACAACAAACTGCAGTCATCAGCTTATATATCTTCTTGAtgtttattttaaaaagatttACATTTGTTAGCctctatggaaaaaaaattcTGGATTCTTCTCAACAGAGCGCATTAACATGTTTCAGGCATGGGCATCTTACAAGCAGGCCCCTCTGATGTCAAAGTCCAACAGCACTAGTGGCAATTACTATTGACATCCTGCTAATTGTCGCTGAATAATTAATATTTAGTGTCCTCCAGTAGAGCAGGGGCAGAGGGAAAGGTGAATATGCCTTCTCTGGGCATCAAATCAATTTAATGGCAAATCATTAATCGGGACCTACATTGTTTTATTTAGTATTCAAGTGCTGTTCTTCCCACCGAATCAGATTTTGGGCTGGAAAGGTAGAACATGAAAATGAGCCCCCTGCTTCCCTAATGACTTTGAGACAAGGGCTAAGACATTTAAATATTCTCGAAAGCTTGACATGTGCTCCAAATTCCAGGACACCTGTCATCGCCTGTCATTTTAAGTCCTCATGGAGTCTGTGTTAATCACTCAGCGCTGCTGTGGAGAGGCAGTGAGTGAagaattttttgtttttgttttatgagTAGGATTTGACTGCCATCTACTGGCCTAAATAGAAAGCTATGAAATAACCGTGACTTAGTGGCATTCACATTGTAGTGGTTCACAATTCCtttatcttgtttttttttttctcaataaTTTGTTTGAACATGAACATAAGGTATTTCTCAAAATATCAACCTTCTCATCTTCTCATCACTTTCTGACCTTTGTTGAATTTagtgcaaaagaaaaaaaatactcaccAAAGATAAACCTGTTAAGATAAATTAACTGAAATCATACAAATAATGATGACTGTCACTCATATCCAACACAGCACATAAAATAAATACTGTTCACTTTTCAATCAGGTGCCATCATGAAAATGCAAGTTACATGAACTTTTATTTGTTCTGTAGATGTTTGGCATGCTCGATGGTgtttcaaggcagcgctgcaaccgttgacttcaaggcacctaaccctaactctaaccctaaccctaaccccaaccccttaGCCTAACCCCAACCTAAGGCTAACCATTGCCCCCACCCTCAGGCTAACCTCAACCCCCAAGGCCGActccagccccccaccccttaTCCTAACCAGCCCCTTGGCCTAAACCCAACCCCTCATCTTAACCCttcattcattatttatttatttaattttcttctttctttcttccccttTTCTAGTATACATTATTtcttaattaaatatttttatacatttattattttatttatagacAGTTGACTTTTTCCTACCCTTATTCCcctccttgttggtgtggttggatccaatcggccagtgcactcacagtcacccactccaccaaatatcatgttcccctaacctaaccctaaatctaaccctaaccctaatcctaacttgttatAACAAAAattgaatgtcacttaataacagaagcgttgtCATACACGTTTATGACTTgattatgacacattcatgacagtgtcatgtcactcttatgtcaatactgtcaagtaaagtgtaaccgaaaaCGTTCCCTGAAAGTAACTTTCGATTCATTTCACTCCAAAAATCTACTGCTGAACTGGCCAATCTCCATTATGGTTTTGGTCAGTCTAACAATATTAGAGGTTGTGGTACGCATAAAAATATTAGTTTGACCAAGACTTTGGCTATATGGTGTTCCTGCGGTGGGATAACCACTCCTTGAAGTGCAGGGACACCGTATGAAATGCACCCTTGTGAGGTGTGACAACAGTGAAGCTCCGATGTATGTGCTCTCTATGGAGACATCACAGACACAGTTGCACACCCACTCTGTTCTTCCCCCCAATCTATGTGTCAGGCTCCACTCAGCACAATGGAGCGCTTtttcacacccacacagacctGCTCACAAGAACACTGTAGTGCTCCCCTCTGCCAAACTGTGGGCCTACTTACAGTATGATCAACTCAGAGGAAGGTATTTCATGCTCTGTATCTTATGAAAGAATTAACATTTTAATAGAAACATTTTATTAGAAAAGTTTATTCTACCACTTTGAATGCACTCAGCAATGACcctcccccatacacacacacacacacacacacacacactcactcactcactcacacacacacacacacacacacacacacgcacacacgctccatcatgttttcttttgttcttgAACGCCTATTACACATTCACGCATCGGCGATTGGTTGCAAGACATAATCCTCTGTTATGATGTTCATTTTCCAGAGACAATCTTCCCTGGACCAGACACCACCAGACTGTTCTGGGATCAGTTTTTCATTTAGATATAAGGCCAAACCATTGTCTGGGTCTGAGATAGAAAATCCCTCCTGATAGAAATCTTCAGTGTCCCTCCTCCCTCCAGCAGAACCATCAGATTGGAAAAAGCCATGCCTGGTTGGGTCGACGTGTTACAACTAAAAACAGTCTCACCCTGTCTTCCCAAATATTGTTGGAAATAAAATCAGGAGGCAGACAAATGGTCAGGAAAAGCATGAAGACAAGTCACGGGCCATTGGTGAGTGAGTGCATCTATGCCTAATGGGGCTTGAGTTGCTGTGGAGGACTACAGAGAGTAGTGGGTTGTCTCGTCTCGGCTGACGCCAACAGATTTATGTCCGTTCTGCTGCACTGATCCAAATCTGTTGCACCACCTGTGACCCCCACTCGCCAGACTTGGTTCCATCTCAGGAGAGAGGACATCACGTGATCCAGGACGTACATTTCTGGCtgcgccagtgtgtgtgtgtgtgtgtgtgtgtgtaagcctgaGGGAAACTCTAACATTGCAGTCTGAGCATGGAACGGGACGTGAGTGCAACCCCCACCCCTGCAATTATTTCTGTACGTCATCAGTGACATATTGTCCATTCTGGATTTCTGCTAGTCTAGCAAAAAGAAATTCAAAGCCATGGAAGCCTCTGTGCAGTTCTGGAGCATTTATGAGGTATGAAATGTGGCGGTCTAAAAAAAGCGGTAACCAGTGTTACAAAGTGTGGCAAGAAATGTCAAAGTGTTGCAGAGTTGAAGTGAATGTCAGGAGAGGGAACCACAAGTACACAAGTAGAGTAGAGGAGCAAAGGTACAGggcaataatattatatattataattataacaTGTTATATCAAGGAAGTATGAAGCCTAGATAATGGGCTCGTTTAAGACACACATTCAGGTTTACTGAAAAACCCAGTCATCTGCTCCAGTTTAGTTAAGATGACATTAAACTCCAAGCAGTCTTCAAGTTAGTTGACCAAGTTAGTTAACTTTAACAGTTAGTTAAAAAGATAATCCCCCTTATTCTGGGAGGATTTGCTTGCTGTTTGCATATACTTTTCACTATGGCCTCTGTGATTATACTGTTGTAGGAAAGGGAATGACACAGGTTCAGAGGCACTCAATACAGAGCCATAAGGCCAGGGGCCAAAGTCCCAGTTCCTTCTCTGTCATATTTGCACTTATCAGAAAACACTGATCAGAACCCTATCCCGCTGAATTGCAGGAACTTGTAGTTCTAGTAGCTATGATAGAATCTTAGCAACTAACTAAAATACAAGCATATATTAAGCTTTACATATTGTATTCTGCTTTGATTTTAAAGACTGTTTGTGGTGCTCAAAAGCTTACTGTGCTCTCCTTGTTTAGGCTTCAGTGTATGTTACGAGATGGTGTTTAAATCATCTGTGTTCTGTTATGCTTATATAAATGATGGCCGTGGTCACAGAATTTGGCTTTGTCTGCTTTATTGCTGTCATAAAGAGGATACAATGAAAAGGAATAAATGATCGGATAAGCACAAGCCAGGCGCATCTCATCGCCTCTGCCCTGGGACAGGGCCAAAACAGATAAACACGACATGGTCCTGGAAATGCAACAGAAGCATGGTGCTGCCACCTGCTTAATCTGTGCCTGCAGTCGACGAGCGTTAATGCAAATAAAACAGAACATTTACTATAAACACAGGAGatgtaatatataaaaaaagaggtGACGTCGTAATATGAATAATTCGAAAAAATTATTTCTGAAAAGCATAATCTATTATGATTGGAAGATTTGTTTTCTCCTTATACAGTATTTTTAGTGCTCACATTTTAAGCATcctcacatacataaacaaaatgtgttattttaggaACAACTCATGTTGGTGCACTTTATTTATATTTGCAGGGTGTTGAAACATAAAAGTAATTCATATATTTTTAGAGTGTTATGTTTGAGAAAATGTGAAGTAAAGTTTAGGACATGATGCTACCACAGCTTCCCAATCCCTCTCCTCTTTGGCATGGAAATAAAAGGGGCTCATTAGTCACAATAAATCAAGGTTCATTGTGACATATTTTTAACTGATTATTTGACTTGAACTTTGATTAACTATGCTTAATATGGTGCAAATTCAGGAAATTTGACAACATAATACGAAAAAGTACATGTATAGGTTCAAGATATTGGCATTGATTAGACCTGTACACATTAGATGGTTATGCTGCATGAAATCTAAGACCCACCATTCTGGCTTCTTTGCCTTGTCTATGAACGGATGCTTTTTGACAGCATAACATTTCAATGATGAACACCAGACTTTCCCAATCAGACATTCATTTTGCACATGGAAATAATAGGGGCTCATTAGTGGCAATAAATCAAGTGTCATTGTGAAGCATAACAGATAGCTCCATCTTAAGTAGCATACTAATGGCCCACAGACAGGCCCATTTCAATGAGAGGAATCAAAAAGAAGGATTAGAGGTGTCACAACGTAATTTTACCCTAGCAGCAAGGTAGCCTGCATCCAGTGACGTGATGACCAATGCCGCCAAACGATACTTGGTgttgcccccaacgtcgtcttccaggcagtgctgcatggaaggcactagagTTAGGCAAGGcttagggttagggtttgggttaaggttagggttaggattagagttagaggttggggttaggattagagttagaggttggggttaggattagggttagggctagggttcatgtgtcatgacagtgccatatgttcatgacagtgtcatgtcatgtcgATTCTgacaagtaaagtgttaccacgtTTGCTTGTCTCTCCAGTGGTATCACTAAGCCACGGCATGAATACCCCTACTAACAGAATGAGTGACCCAAACAGTGCCAAATGATGGTAGAGGAGGATGTTATGGGGTTTTCCCAtctgtctttttgtctgtcctccctccctccagtcTTGGCCCCTCCTTCTAATTAATTTTGTGAAGGAACGATAGGAGAATGGTCTCTCCgattcctccatcctcctatcGTTCCTGCACAAAATTAATTAGTCGGCAGACCTAAgactggagggagggaggaagaaagggagggaggatagACAAAAAGACAGATGGGAAAACCGCTATGTGTTGTTGGTAAACTAAGATGTCAGAGCCTCAGACAGGAGCAGTGGCAGCTCAAAACGGAGCACCCATGAGGCCGTGTCTTGTCCCACCAGGAGGAGCTCCAGAGTCTGGTTTGTGATCGGCCAATTCCCTCTTATCTCACATGGCTTGTTAATCTCCAGTTCACACCTGAATAGAGAGGGCAAAAACATAATGTTCATGATGGAGCACAATGATAAAAGTTTGGTAGCCTGCTAACTAATGATAAAAATTTTATAGGCTACAATAGAGCAGCCTTTGACACCCACACAGAATCGCTTAGAACACTGTAGTGCACCATTCTGCCAAACTGTATTCACGATCAACTCAGACGCAGTAATTCCATGCACTGTGCTTTTACAAAAAGAGTAACAATACATAAACAGTTATTTTACCACACTACATGGTGTTGCAGCACTCTGCTCAaatactttgagaacatttctaATTTTTTGAATGAGGAATCTTCTTATCTCAGCTTTCCCCATACATATGCAGCAGGACTTCTTCAAACGACCATTCCCAAACTGTCTCTGCTGCCTTCTCTGTGCTTCGTCTGGATACTGATGAGGTAGGCAGATCAGGATTTCGTCCCTGGCCTGCAGCTATGAAGACATTTTAACACTCCACAGTGCTCTCCTACCCATTATCAAATGCCTCCCTTTGCATAACATTTCCTAATGGCAGGGAACTATACTGTGGGTATTTTTGTGTCTATGCATCTGTCCTTAATAGCATAGCTGAGTAttgaaagtgttgtgaatcagcctcatttctgtaaatgtacatactgcgtacttcttatggtcatctgtgatttttgtacccatgtgtacccggtgtgtgtctttggtctgtatgcaagcatcctttgtttatccttgaatttAATGAAAGCTTGCCTATCAGgaggtgtgaaatgttaatgtttgtagaacagcatgtgtccaggcctctgaaggacttcccaggaaagggggtagttttagggcctgtccacacggagacgctttttaggttaaacagaggttttgcttcgtcttggccgagcgtccaaacgaatcctgtaaacgcactgcccgaaaccgcacttttctgaaacctggtcccagagtggaaaaatctgaaaccgtagcccgtttgaattcgtttagacagcgaaaccgcacatcatGCTCgtgtatcgatgatgtcatcgccacacctcagctgccttggacttgcacttatagtattgcctaacaatactagttttcatacatgacattgcctacaattacactccgtaagataaatatcacaactggtgctgcgcagcgccgatagcttatgacttggtggactgaacactgtttttcccggtgttttttatgcattctagctactgtcagtgacgcaagagaacttaagttattaggaaagtgcggtgtaagtttaggctacattaatttgtgcgtagtgccagtgtcattcatttattttacatgtcttacaacatacatgcattcacagtagagtgaaatcagatatgaATGTAACGGAATGACACGGGTGTTTAATATAAACTCAAACCATACCATTTCAGTTACATAAAAAAAGGAGGAACAAGCAGACCAGAGGCGGAAATTATTCGTTCTACCATTTATTAATTTGGAATAAAAGTAGTCTGGAAGCAGCTGTGGGAATAAATCATtgatataataatttattattaaagcAGATCAGTGAAACCGACACATAAAATAGCTACAGCTACAACAGAACTAGCAGTCTTCCAGCCAGGGATTTAGCCAAGGCTCCAGGAGAAGCAGCGCTGCCTGTGAGGAAAAGGGTGGAGTGTCAACTACTCACCACTAGGGAACCTCGCAACACATGCAATCACTCAGGTGTTTCGTGGGTACGATCACGCCATGCGCTACACTGCAAGTCTAGAAAATGTGGAGATCAAAGAGTAAGGTACAActacacactaatgcacacacacagtgaaggaGGGCTAGCTACAagaacacccccaccaccagacAGCGCGCCACGCCAGGAGGCCTTAGCATCACAAACTAGGAAACAGTATCTACACATTTAAAAAGAGACTACGCTACCAGTTGACCCGCTCACaaacagtacatacatacatgcgcTACAGTTGGGTTACAATCACCGCCTCACGAGGGAGGAATCCAACacagacaaaagcaaacaattaCACACAATTACACCCGGGCAAAACAGCAACCAGCTGATGGCACCCAGATAAGCTTGACATGGGGCAAGGCAGTTCAACATTACAATTAGGCAACACTAAATCACTGCAATCCTTATGAAGCAGATATTACCTGCGCCGTCAATATCTACCCATACCGAATGCGGAAATGGGGAGGCCGCCAGGGAGTCATAGCGAATTCAGTGATCTCTAATGCCAGTAGATGCACACCGAGTGGGACCTGTATGAAGGGAAAGATTACTTTACGAAGAGCGATCTATATTCACAGAACATGGAAGAGAGTATTAGGCTACCTACCGCCATTCACCTCTGTGAAAGCGTTTGCGCTAGCATGCTATAGAGGGAAAATGTCCTGCAAGTGGAAGAACCAGGCTGACTTAAATAGCCTCAGTCTAACAAGCAATCAGCTCGTCCCTCCCCCTAATCAAGGTTGCCTGCTTGACTAGGCTACTATGCAGTATTCCACTACataagcataggcctacaaagacgcttagaactcacgttaagccgatggtagcacactgaatgcgaaagcgtgatttgatgcaggcaaacgtattgactgttactaacaaaggttttatagcattattataaatgtggcgacagaatagcctagagcttgggtaagccttgcgtttagtagcctaattgcggtgatagccaaaactaatgtgaatcacggactatcctacaaccaaagaaagtaaaggtgattagtaggcctacctgcgttagccaaataaaggactggactgcacccttcacaaaccgtaaaataaagtttattagttttacagttgactacagttgacagttcaccatcagtccacacaaacaattctggtttccttgcactagccatttcgtcgtagcctattctgtctgtttgtaaagtgcaagttttggttaatttctgtaaagaaacagtgccacctttAGGCctgggtatgaagtaacgtgttgagatggatccgtttggatgcaaatattcttgatacggttccagggaagacggaggaaaaaaagattggtttggtacgtgtggactaggccttaattaaaagacaatagaagctggCCAAAAGGCCacatcccccacacaccacacctttaCCTTGCATATTCATACTAGtaggtcactccttctctttgtgtgtaactTAAATTTGGTAGACTGTTCCTGTGTAgtcagagaagtcagagaatactgagaatctggtgaaatccatgatggggtgaaacaaacatgtacttctctcccttgagggccactggcccctcattgaaaagaataaagcctggatcctgatcttgCATCGTCCTGATTGAGATATCATCCGAAGTCATGAAACAGTCACCAAGACGGATATCACCTGGTTCAATCAGCTGTCTAGTGCCAAAGAAGTCCTGGTTCACTTCCACCAGTATGTTATTCTCGCCGCACCTCACAGCCACAGAGTTGGCTGGGAGCGGTACAACCGGCACCTCGGGACTCGTGGGTTCCTCTGGCATCCATGGGTACTTCCATGACGGCTGCTTTTTGGGCTCTTGCAGTGTTTGCTTGGactgagagagagcaggctCTTGGGCAGGCTTGCGGAACACTTTACCAACAGGTTCCTGAGCAGAGTTCCAAAGTCTCTGTGACCAGGAGCTACCAAAACAATCCCCAGTGTGGCCCTCCCCTAGTGGTTTATATACAGATGACCGGTCAGAAATACCTGAACGGTCCTCCTCCTCATGATAAAGCCAGTAGATTCGCTTCAACCTGGAGACTGATCACATACAGTACCATAGCaatggcatccgtgtttgtcacacattccgacggcaaagcacatgaacactcgctgtgggaaaaacaaagtaatcacgggggcggtccttgtcattcccagGCAGGTGCCATTAATGCACCATTTCTCTCCTAATCATGATGCACACCTGACCTCACCATTGTGATAACTGGCATGTGAGTGTCAACAGGTGTTGCTGATAATTACACCAGTAATGACTGGGGTGGGATCTATGCAGTTTTAAGCCTCATAAAATGCGGGTCTAAACAGATAGCTCTGCTGATCAGGTTGTCTTTGGGAAGAATGGCACACATCTTTACAATGGGGTTCAACGAGCCATTTGTTTTTGCTATGGTACTGTATGTGATCAGTCTCCAGGTTGAAGCTAAACGACTGCCTTGGCTTTATCATGAGGGGGGGGACCGTTCAGGTATTTCTGACTGGTCATCTGTATATAAACCACTAGGGGAGGGCCACACTGGGGATTCTTTTGGTAGCTCCTGGTCACAGAGACTTCGGAACTCTGCTCAGGAACCTGTTGGTGAAGTGTTCCGCAAGCCTGCCCAAGagcctgctctctctcagtCCAAGCAAACACTGCAAGAGCCCAAAAAGCAGCCGTCATGGAAGTACCCATGGATGCCAGAGGAACCCACGAGTCCCGAGGTGCCGGTTGTACCGGTCCCAGCCAACTCTGTGGCTGTGAGGTGCGGCGAGAAAACATACTGGTGGAAGTGAACCAGGACTTCTTTGGCACTGGCCAGCTGATTGAACCAGGTGATATCCGTCTTGGTGACTGTTTCATGACTTCGGATGATATCTCATCTCGGGTTCTAGTGTTTGACTCTGAATTGCACCGATGTGGAAGCAGGCTCCAGGTAACTTGTGTCTAAAATGCTAAGCCAACTTGACTTGTGTAGTGTTTTTAATGTCGCCATGCAGTTTGTGTTGGCTGATGTAATGCACAAATCTAACAACATTTATATCTAAATGACTAAACTTTCATTCATAGATGATTGAGGATGAACTGGTGTATACTTTCACCCTTGTGTATGCACCCCAAGCCCTCGGTGCATCTCCTATTGTAAGACCAAACAGTGCTACAGTTGACATAAAATGCCGTTACTCAAGGTAATAATTGCCCTTTTTGGCAGTGCCAGTAGTTGCATGCTGGTTTGGCCAGGTATTGATGCCATGCAAAATGGGGGGCCTTAAAGTCTCATGCTTTTCACATGTTAGGGTGCATAATGTGAGCAGTGATGCCCTCAGACCAACTTGGGTCCCTTATGCTGCCACTAAAGTTGCTGAGGAGGGCTTGACCTTCTCCTTGAGACTCATGACAGGTTTGTGGGATCCTGCATTACATGACTGCACTCGAGAAGCAAGCTTAATAGCAGATTTTCAATGCTACTTTTTGGACAAACCTAGTGTTGAGTACAGTGAAGGGGGAGTAAATCCACTCTGGCTTTATCGTTTTCAGATGACTGGAAGTTTGTGCGGGCCCCCAACACCTACTACCTGGGAGACACCATGCATATAGAAGCCTCAGT of Alosa alosa isolate M-15738 ecotype Scorff River chromosome 14, AALO_Geno_1.1, whole genome shotgun sequence contains these proteins:
- the LOC125307326 gene encoding LOW QUALITY PROTEIN: zona pellucida sperm-binding protein 3-like (The sequence of the model RefSeq protein was modified relative to this genomic sequence to represent the inferred CDS: inserted 1 base in 1 codon), with the protein product MAHIFTMGFNEPFVFAMVLYVISLQVEAKRLPWLYHEGGDRSGISDWSSVYKPLGEGHTGDSFGSSWSQRLRNSAQEPVGEVFRKPAQEPALSQSKQTLQEPKKQPSWKYPWMPEEPTSPEVPVVPVPANSVAVRCGEXNILVEVNQDFFGTGQLIEPGDIRLGDCFMTSDDISSRVLVFDSELHRCGSRLQMIEDELVYTFTLVYAPQALGASPIVRPNSATVDIKCRYSRVHNVSSDALRPTWVPYAATKVAEEGLTFSLRLMTDDWKFVRAPNTYYLGDTMHIEASVIQYNHVPLRVFVHSCVATAVPDMNALPKYSFIENHGCLVDAKLTGSRSRFLPRAQDDKLRFELEAFRFAPGDGDNIYIACQLVATTASTMSNHKACSFSNDRQWTSSDGMDEMCVCCDSTCGTEGAADGPWESEALLGPIKVIDAY